One Aphidius gifuensis isolate YNYX2018 linkage group LG3, ASM1490517v1, whole genome shotgun sequence DNA window includes the following coding sequences:
- the LOC122851089 gene encoding LOW QUALITY PROTEIN: uncharacterized protein LOC122851089 (The sequence of the model RefSeq protein was modified relative to this genomic sequence to represent the inferred CDS: substituted 3 bases at 3 genomic stop codons) codes for MGFKITPENALNFAKGRVWIISSWPPSTSGGNKWKMIWFNVRWWISFVFLLLLFFPLLNGVYVFRNDSLVMIKAVTLSAANLQAIIKMAISRYQWKNLKSLHTDIDDFLKNSTPKEREFIQFYVNKGSFFHLFFTVTTWLVCLALYIEPIVFNQPFPTDAFYPFNVDNIILHNVLYLQQALSIFIIASALIVDSQVAILIWFACARFAIIGERFEHIKNEDELKDCIQSHQNVLRYSDNVRKAVRFIAVGTITTTTIGVICGLLTVISKQPVSVKIRVAAIIGCAATELLIYSWPADDLIQISQVIGDKIYRSKWLEKSHKLRNMVQFVIHRTQKPVYISVPGIIPNLSLQYYTNVLKKKIPIKILISILXNLKKNXPYXFQFLSSTFSYFTTLRIVLAKEETSYLNSVGLIIPLILGVYHNRHQPVLMMKTLSELTAIFEVFFNLILCKIQRQRLEILLNEVDDFIKTAKPNEKEILHKYVNRYFYFCVFVGISFFQTAIAFSLGPLVTTSIVPADTWYIFSFETFSIVHLLIYTQQILAIAQTGMSITVDFMVALLLAYVATRIEILNVEFNNVVDKKTLNYCIKKHHHFIEFVNQLRLAVRFIVLKSNVAMAMAVIFGAFPLIYHEPLPVISQFILMVIGGCLRLYITAWPADDLKHMSNQIAWSIYDSAWIGKSKELQKSVEIVIRRSQKPLVIFLHGVLPALSLEFYGAFLSSTLSYFMTLRAIIGK; via the exons ATGGGGTTTAAAATAACTCCGGAAAATGCACTTAATTTTGCAAAGGGAAGGGTTTGGATAATATCATCGTGGCCTCCTTCAACGTCAGGTGGTAATAAGTGGAAAATGATATGGTTCAATGTACGATGGTGGatatcatttgtatttttattactattattttttccactacTCAATGGAGTTTACGTGTTTCGAAATGATTCATTAGTTATGATAAAAGCAGTAACACTCAGTGCAGCAAATTTGCAggcaattattaaaatggcAATATCACGTTAtcaatggaaaaatttaaaa tcGTTGCATACAGAtatagatgattttttaaaaaattcaacaccaAAAGAACGtgaatttatacaattttatgtTAACAAAggatctttttttcatttattttttactgtgaCAACTTGGCTTGTTTGTCTTGCATTGTATATTGAGCCTATCGTGTTCAATCAGCCATTTCCAACAGACGCATTTTATCCatttaatgttgataatattattttacataatgtactttatttacaacaagctttgtctatttttataattgcttCAGCACTTATTGTCGACAGTCAAGTTGCTATTTTAATTTGGTTTGCTTGTGCGAGATTTGCAATTATTGGTGAAAGATTTGAACACATCAAAAATGAGGATGAATTGAAAGACTGTATTCAAAGTCATCAAAATGTTctcag atattcTGATAATGTAAGAAAAGCAGTTCGTTTTATAGCAGTGggaacaataacaacaacaacgattGGAGTTATTTGCGGTCTACTCACAGTAATAAGT AAACAACCGGTATCTGTTAAAATTCGAGTAGCTGCTATTATTGGCTGTGCTGCAACAGAACTTTTAATCTACTCTTGGCCAGCAGAcgatttaattcaaatt AGCCAAGTCATTGGGGATAAAATATATCGCAGCAAGTGGCTTGAAAAATCGCACAAACTGAGAAACATGGTGCAATTTGTGATACACAGAACTCAAAAACCAGTCTACATATCAGTTCCAGGAATAATACCAAACTTGTCATTACAGTATTATACaaatgtattgaaaaaaaaaataccaatcaaaattttgataagtatattataaaatttaaaaaaaaattaaccataTTGATTTCAGTTTTTGTCATCAACATTTTCGTATTTTACAACACTCCGGATAGTATTAGCCAAAGAAGAAACATCATAC ttaaattcagtGGGTCTTATTATTCCACTTATACTTGGTGTTTATCACAACCGTCATCAGCCAGTGCTGATGATGAAAACACTCTCCGAATTAACAGCAATTTTTGAGGTATTTTTTAATCTGATTCTTTGCAAAATTCAACGACAACGACTAGAg ATTTTACTGAATGaagttgatgattttattaagACTGCAAAGCctaatgaaaaagaaatattacaCAAATATGtgaatagatatttttatttttgtgtatttgttggaatatcattttttcaaacaGCAATTGCATTTTCACTTGGACCATTAGTGACAACGTCAATTGTACCAGCTGACACttggtatatattttcatttgaaacattttctattgttcatttattgatttatacaCAACAAATTTTGGCAATTGCTCAAACGGGAATGAGTATAACTGTGGATTTTATGGTCGCGCTACTTCTTGCATATGTAGCAACaagaattgaaattttaaatgttgaatttaataatgttgtggataaaaaaacacttaattattgcataaaaaaaCATCACCATTTTATCGA atTCGTGAATCAACTTAGATTGGCTGTTAGATTTATCGTATTAAAAAGTAACGTTGCAATGGCAATGGCCGTAATTTTTGGAGCATTTCCTTTAATTTAT CATGAACCACTTCCAGTGATATCTCAATTTATCTTGATGGTGATAGGTGGCTGTTTGAGACTCTATATAACTGCTTGGCCAGCTGATGATTTAAAACACATG aGCAATCAAATTGCCTGGTCAATTTATGACTCAGCTTGGATTGGTAAATCCAAAGAGCTACAAAAAAGTGTTGAAATAGTTATTCGTCGTTCTCAAAAACctcttgttatttttcttcatggTGTTCTTCCGGCATTGAGCTTAGAATTCTATGGTGCT tttttgtcATCAACGTTATCCTACTTTATGACTCTTCGAGCaataattggaaaataa
- the LOC122853103 gene encoding odorant receptor 30a-like produces MKFKATPEAAITYIKFSVIILFTWPPGLGASKRTQFLFEVGWFISWLISILLVIPLGYAAYDQRKNTLNFTKSVCLAISCAQVVAKMLIAMCQRNRFQILINEMENFVKNSKNNDRKILVNYVKRVSVPMIVFNFLSISACVGVICGPLVLDQPFPTEAKYPFSVDKHPVFDLIFLHQAIAGFQCGSIGAIDCQVALLLWYMVARLDMLTFQLKNINKLSDLKNCVRTHQYLLWYIKELVQCARYFVLTSIIMTTLSIIFGGIHIIGEQPLTVKLQFIIIDCGFSYLLYHSAWPAENLIRASERIGSILYEINWTKNSQEFNKIMMIIIQRSQKPTTITIAGFVPRLSLSYYATFLSKTFSFFTTLRIILTKMEAQDDHQ; encoded by the exons atgaaattcaaAGCAACTCCTGAAGCTGCTATaacttatataaaattttcagtaataattttattcacgTGGCCACCAGGACTTGGTGCAAGCAAACgaacacaatttttatttgaagtaGGATGGTTTATATCTTGGTTGATATCAATATTGCTAGTAATACCACTTGGCTATGCAGCATATGATCAAcgaaaaaatactttaaattttacaaaatccGTTTGTTTAGCAATATCATGTGCACAAGTTGTCGCTAAAATGTTAATCGCTATGTGTCAACGCAATCGGTTTCAg aTACTAATCAatgaaatggaaaattttgttaaaaattcaaaaaataatgacagaaAAATTCTTGTGAATTACGTGAAACGTGTTTCGGTGCCAatgattgtatttaattttctatcaatATCAGCATGTGTTGGAGTTATATGTGGGCCACTTGTCTTGGATCAGCCATTTCCAACTGAAGCTAAATATCCTTTTTCTGTTGATAAACATCCAgtgtttgatttaatatttttacatcaagCAATTGCAGGTTTTCAATGTGGTTCAATTGGTGCAATTGATTGTCAAGTGGCATTACTTTTATGGTACATGGTAGCAAGACTTGATATGCTtacttttcaattaaaaaatatcaacaaattaagtgatttaaaaaattgtgtaaGGACACATCAATATTtactttg GTACATCAAAGAACTTGTACAGTGTGCTCGCTATTTTGTTTTGACATCAATCATCATGACTacattgtcaattatttttggtGGTATTCACATTATTGGA GAGCAACCATTGACTGTTAAAttgcaatttataataatcgatTGTGGCTTTTCTTATTTGCTATATCATAGTGCGTGGCCAGCGGAAAATCTTATTCGAGCA agTGAACGAATTGGaagtattttatatgaaataaactggacaaaaaattcacaagaatttaataaaataatgatgattatcatCCAAAGATCTCAAAAACCTACAACAATAACTATTGCCGGATTTGTACCAAGACTTTCTTTAAGTTATTATGCAAcg ttcttatcaaaaacattttcatttttcacgACATTGAGAATAATCCTCACAAAAATGGAAGCTCAAGATGATCATCAGTAA